In Bacillus sp. DX3.1, the following proteins share a genomic window:
- the abc-f gene encoding ribosomal protection-like ABC-F family protein — translation MKELLKIKDVCVEIMENTLLEQINTTVKQGDIIGVIGKNGVGKSTLLQLINGKIEPTKGQLEWQQMNVTMAYVEQEKETFTSNEVTVVEAELLSKWGVPTNDFHKLSGGEKLKIRLAKGFAEGADLLMLDEPTNHLDEQSTEFLIEQIKNTSGIIIVVSHDRYFLNAVATRIWSIEDTKLIEHQGNYTSYMKVREHRRLTQRREYEKQQKNIERIESQMKELTSWSQKAHAQSTKKEGIKEYYRVKAKRMDAQVKSKQKRLEKELEKMKTERVKLDPIVEFSIQANKKVGKRFLEVKQLKKCFEERTLFEKVNFTIQHGEKISIIGPNGCGKTTLLKMIMGHETVEGEVWISPSANIGYLTQEVFDLPLEKTPEQLFYKETFEERGKVQSLMNHLGFKSSQWKEPIKHMSMGERVKCKLMAYILDEKDVLILDEPTNHLDLPSREQLESTLAQYNGTLLVVSHDRYFLEKTTSSRLVFSNNSIQKQLKETSQKRDNLAELRLKLETERQEVLGKLSFLTLKDEAYMELDKRFKELTKQIKEL, via the coding sequence ATGAAGGAACTTTTGAAAATAAAAGATGTCTGTGTGGAAATAATGGAGAATACTCTGTTAGAACAAATTAATACTACAGTAAAACAGGGAGATATCATCGGAGTAATAGGAAAAAATGGTGTTGGAAAATCTACTTTGTTACAATTGATAAATGGAAAAATAGAACCAACAAAAGGACAACTAGAGTGGCAACAGATGAACGTAACGATGGCATATGTTGAACAAGAAAAAGAGACATTTACATCTAACGAAGTAACAGTGGTAGAAGCGGAACTTCTTTCAAAATGGGGCGTACCAACAAACGATTTTCATAAGTTGAGTGGTGGAGAAAAGCTTAAAATCCGACTTGCAAAAGGATTTGCGGAAGGTGCAGACCTTCTAATGTTAGATGAACCGACGAATCATTTAGATGAACAAAGTACAGAATTTCTCATTGAACAGATAAAAAATACTAGTGGAATAATCATCGTTGTATCACACGATCGATATTTCTTAAATGCTGTTGCAACGAGAATTTGGTCGATAGAAGATACAAAACTAATTGAGCATCAAGGGAATTATACCAGTTATATGAAAGTTCGAGAGCATAGGAGACTCACTCAGCGGCGCGAATATGAAAAGCAACAAAAAAACATCGAACGTATAGAATCACAAATGAAAGAATTAACATCATGGTCGCAAAAAGCACATGCACAGTCGACAAAAAAAGAGGGCATTAAAGAATATTATCGTGTAAAAGCAAAGCGAATGGATGCGCAAGTAAAGTCGAAACAAAAGCGTCTGGAAAAAGAGCTTGAAAAAATGAAAACAGAACGTGTTAAGCTAGACCCTATTGTAGAATTTTCAATTCAAGCAAATAAAAAGGTAGGAAAACGTTTTTTAGAAGTGAAACAATTAAAAAAATGTTTTGAGGAACGAACATTATTTGAGAAAGTTAATTTCACAATTCAACATGGTGAGAAGATTTCAATAATAGGACCTAATGGCTGTGGGAAAACAACATTATTGAAGATGATTATGGGACATGAAACGGTTGAAGGAGAAGTATGGATTTCACCATCTGCAAACATTGGTTATTTGACGCAAGAAGTATTTGATTTACCACTTGAAAAAACACCAGAACAGTTATTTTATAAAGAGACTTTTGAAGAAAGAGGAAAAGTACAAAGTTTAATGAATCATTTAGGATTTAAATCTTCTCAATGGAAAGAGCCAATCAAGCACATGAGTATGGGTGAGCGTGTAAAGTGTAAGCTGATGGCGTATATTTTAGATGAAAAAGATGTGCTTATTTTAGATGAACCGACAAATCATCTTGACTTACCTTCACGTGAGCAGCTTGAAAGTACATTAGCACAATATAATGGTACACTGCTTGTTGTTTCACATGATCGGTACTTCCTTGAAAAAACGACTAGCAGTAGACTGGTGTTTTCAAACAATAGCATACAAAAGCAATTGAAAGAAACATCTCAAAAAAGAGATAATCTCGCTGAATTACGTTTAAAGCTTGAAACAGAAAGACAAGAAGTTTTAGGGAAACTCAGCTTTTTAACTCTTAAAGATGAAGCATACATGGAACTTGATAAAAGATTCAAAGAACTTACAAAGCAAATAAAGGAGCTTTAA
- a CDS encoding S66 peptidase family protein translates to MLIKPQKLQPGDRVATVSPSWGGAGDPELRWRYEQGIKRLEEVFGLVVVSMPNSLKGSDYIYENPQARAMDLMMAFQDKSIKGIFANIGGEDSIRLLPYIDFDVIRENPKVFMGYSDVTISHLFCHKAGISSFYGPAILTDFAENVEMDPYTIEMVNRTLFSNEIIGEIQPAKEWTSERLEWIESNKNQRRTMQQNTGYELLQGSGIVQGRLIGGCIEVLEFVKGTELWPENKYWENSILFFETSEDKPEPNYIKYWLRNYAAQGILQKTKGIIFGKPKDEKYYEEYKHEILTVMKEYCLEDLPILYNLNFGHTEPKLILPYGAIAEIDCEKKKFSILESGVQ, encoded by the coding sequence GTGTTAATAAAGCCACAGAAATTACAGCCGGGAGATCGTGTCGCAACAGTCAGTCCTTCTTGGGGAGGCGCAGGTGATCCGGAACTTAGATGGCGTTATGAGCAAGGCATAAAGAGATTAGAAGAAGTTTTTGGTCTTGTGGTTGTATCTATGCCAAATAGTTTGAAAGGTTCAGATTATATTTATGAGAACCCACAAGCTCGTGCGATGGATCTAATGATGGCATTTCAAGATAAAAGCATTAAAGGCATCTTTGCGAATATTGGTGGAGAAGATAGTATTCGCTTACTTCCTTATATTGATTTTGATGTGATACGTGAAAATCCAAAAGTTTTTATGGGTTACTCTGATGTAACCATTTCACATTTATTTTGTCATAAAGCAGGCATTTCTTCTTTTTACGGTCCAGCAATTTTAACCGATTTTGCTGAAAATGTTGAGATGGATCCATATACGATTGAAATGGTGAATCGAACGCTCTTTTCAAATGAGATTATTGGTGAAATTCAACCGGCTAAAGAATGGACAAGTGAGCGTTTAGAATGGATAGAATCGAACAAGAATCAACGGCGTACGATGCAACAGAACACTGGATATGAACTACTTCAAGGCTCAGGTATCGTACAAGGCCGTTTAATCGGAGGTTGTATAGAAGTACTGGAGTTCGTAAAAGGAACGGAACTTTGGCCTGAGAACAAATATTGGGAGAACAGCATCCTTTTCTTTGAAACATCTGAAGATAAGCCAGAACCTAATTATATAAAGTATTGGTTACGAAATTATGCTGCACAAGGCATTCTACAAAAAACGAAGGGGATCATTTTTGGTAAACCGAAAGACGAGAAGTATTATGAAGAATACAAACATGAAATTCTGACAGTTATGAAAGAATATTGTTTAGAAGATTTGCCGATTCTTTATAATTTAAATTTTGGTCATACCGAACCTAAGTTGATTTTGCCTTATGGTGCGATAGCAGAAATAGATTGTGAAAAGAAGAAATTCTCGATTTTAGAAAGCGGTGTACAATAG
- a CDS encoding MFS transporter: MKKINPLLIIMLAVGVFGIITTEMSIVGVLPQITEKFGISTSQAGLLVSIFALVVAISGPFLILLVSGINRKTVLLTSIFIFAVSNIIYAYTTHFEVMLIFRILPAALHPLFFSIALVTASKLVPPEKSGQAVTKVFMGITVGFALGVPLTSYLAEQFSLEIAFLFGAIVNALAFIGILLLLPSMPVTERMSFGKQIRILRKPTIWLNIATVTFLFAAMFSVYSYFAEYLAKVTDMNGSLISIMLFIFGVIMIVGNHVFGALLQKSIVHTVISFPILYAVVYVLVYYVGPYFVPMIFMVFIWGIVHSGGLIIGQTWLISEAKEAPEFGNSLFVSFSNLGITLGTSIGGWFISQLGIHQLIWSGFIFTLLSFLLIIIKLKFFSSSNQVSLSS, from the coding sequence ATGAAAAAAATAAACCCTCTACTTATTATTATGCTGGCAGTAGGTGTATTTGGAATTATTACAACAGAGATGAGTATTGTCGGCGTCTTACCACAAATCACTGAAAAGTTTGGAATTTCAACTTCACAAGCGGGATTATTAGTAAGTATATTCGCTCTAGTTGTTGCAATTTCTGGGCCGTTTTTAATCCTGCTCGTATCTGGGATAAATCGCAAAACAGTTTTATTAACATCCATCTTTATTTTTGCTGTTTCTAATATTATTTACGCTTATACAACACACTTTGAAGTTATGCTTATTTTTCGCATTTTACCAGCAGCACTTCATCCACTCTTCTTTTCAATCGCTCTTGTAACTGCCTCGAAACTTGTTCCACCAGAAAAAAGTGGCCAAGCAGTTACAAAAGTCTTTATGGGTATTACTGTTGGATTCGCTTTAGGTGTACCATTAACTTCTTACCTTGCAGAACAATTTTCATTAGAAATTGCTTTCTTATTTGGAGCAATTGTAAATGCCCTTGCATTTATCGGAATACTTCTTTTACTCCCTTCTATGCCTGTTACAGAAAGAATGTCTTTTGGTAAGCAAATTCGTATATTGCGTAAACCAACAATATGGTTAAATATCGCAACTGTTACCTTTCTTTTTGCAGCTATGTTTTCGGTATACAGTTACTTTGCTGAGTACCTTGCAAAAGTAACAGACATGAATGGCTCTCTCATCAGTATCATGCTATTTATATTTGGCGTCATTATGATTGTAGGCAATCATGTATTTGGAGCTCTTCTGCAAAAAAGTATAGTACATACCGTCATATCGTTTCCTATTTTATATGCAGTCGTTTATGTATTGGTTTATTATGTAGGGCCTTACTTTGTTCCTATGATTTTTATGGTGTTTATTTGGGGAATCGTACATTCCGGGGGATTAATTATTGGTCAAACATGGTTAATAAGTGAAGCCAAAGAAGCCCCCGAATTTGGCAATAGCCTATTCGTTTCATTCTCAAACCTTGGAATTACTTTAGGAACCTCTATTGGTGGCTGGTTCATCTCTCAATTAGGCATTCACCAGCTTATCTGGAGCGGATTTATATTTACACTGCTTTCGTTTTTATTAATCATTATAAAACTAAAATTTTTCAGCTCTAGTAACCAAGTATCATTATCAAGCTAA
- a CDS encoding ArsR family transcriptional regulator produces the protein MEPSLIYKALSNDTRRQILLWLKNPEKYFDEKPYLEQGISFQVGVCVGDIQLKTGLAQSVISSYLLTMKKAGLLESERIGKWTYYRRNEKTIQEFSEYVQNEL, from the coding sequence ATGGAACCTTCATTAATTTATAAAGCATTATCAAATGATACAAGACGTCAAATCTTATTATGGTTAAAGAATCCAGAAAAGTATTTTGATGAAAAGCCTTATTTAGAACAAGGGATTAGTTTTCAAGTTGGGGTATGTGTAGGAGATATCCAACTCAAAACCGGCTTAGCCCAATCCGTTATTTCTAGTTATCTATTAACGATGAAAAAAGCAGGATTATTAGAATCCGAACGAATTGGGAAATGGACGTATTATCGTCGAAATGAAAAGACAATACAAGAATTTTCCGAGTACGTCCAAAACGAATTATAA
- a CDS encoding IS200/IS605 family accessory protein TnpB-related protein: MKKAYFSKRIYKRDVPYEMVDTLTKTMETFNRAKRFAFQTIVREKRWSRKMHTDSLHLVLKRKYQLNDYYANSAVQEEKALFTGLIELQKIYEKQTQEKLKKIKKKLKQERTKLTKLRKIKQSCVKGKITFPKNSRFSKNNNIISLSRKEDTFIWLNEYLFEHQYLDVQIKRIQAKIGRLTHRQYRLKQKLESYQTHIPSAVFGSKKLFRSQFTIDEFIHNHDKWKTLFFRARNKQLILSGRKDAKHGNFVFQYVIESQELWMTTSTGKPVMFPTVTFPYGQEIIEEVITNQLQCKNKKKHGKPIAWSVEDYGEYYIVKCLVDVPEKPHTNYSKADGVIGVDCNLNHFAWAHVTKDGNYKGSGSLRFSMIGKSTGQITKIIEAEVIRLVDLAERYNKPIVIEKLDTTQSRAGDRYGSKRANRMKSMFAYKKMTDAILGRADKMGVAVFQVNPAYTSISGKMKYMRKLGISIHQSAAFTIGRRGLGYKEKVPQVLQPYILKKEAHHWTHWHQLNNRFDIRTHHFYQLYHVNQPKEALQIERLDLFESEKKKLAKLFA, from the coding sequence GTGAAGAAAGCGTATTTTTCGAAACGGATCTATAAAAGGGATGTACCGTATGAAATGGTAGATACATTGACAAAGACAATGGAAACATTTAATCGGGCGAAACGCTTTGCATTTCAAACGATTGTTCGGGAAAAACGTTGGAGCCGTAAGATGCATACAGATAGTCTTCATCTTGTTCTCAAGCGGAAATATCAATTGAATGATTACTATGCAAACAGTGCGGTGCAAGAAGAAAAGGCGTTGTTTACAGGTTTAATAGAGTTGCAGAAGATATATGAGAAACAAACACAAGAGAAGCTCAAGAAAATCAAAAAGAAGTTGAAGCAAGAACGTACAAAACTGACAAAGCTTCGTAAAATCAAACAAAGTTGTGTGAAAGGAAAGATTACGTTTCCCAAAAACTCCCGCTTTTCGAAGAACAATAATATTATCTCCTTGTCTCGTAAAGAGGACACATTCATTTGGCTGAATGAATATCTGTTTGAGCACCAGTACTTAGATGTTCAAATCAAAAGGATTCAAGCAAAAATCGGTCGTTTGACTCACAGGCAATACCGTTTAAAGCAGAAGCTTGAATCGTACCAAACGCATATTCCTAGCGCGGTGTTTGGGAGTAAAAAACTGTTTCGGTCTCAATTTACAATCGATGAGTTTATACATAACCATGACAAATGGAAAACATTATTTTTCCGCGCTCGAAATAAACAACTCATTTTATCTGGCCGTAAAGATGCCAAACACGGAAATTTTGTGTTTCAGTATGTTATTGAGAGTCAGGAATTATGGATGACGACAAGTACAGGAAAACCGGTTATGTTTCCAACTGTCACATTCCCGTATGGACAAGAAATCATTGAGGAAGTAATCACAAACCAATTACAGTGTAAGAATAAGAAAAAACACGGCAAACCGATTGCGTGGTCTGTTGAAGACTATGGTGAGTATTATATTGTGAAATGCCTAGTCGATGTACCGGAAAAACCTCACACGAATTACAGTAAAGCGGATGGAGTGATTGGTGTAGATTGTAATCTAAATCATTTTGCTTGGGCGCATGTAACGAAGGATGGGAATTACAAAGGAAGTGGTTCCCTCCGTTTTTCCATGATAGGTAAATCTACCGGACAAATCACAAAGATAATTGAAGCGGAAGTCATTCGATTAGTTGACTTAGCAGAGCGGTATAACAAGCCGATTGTAATAGAAAAGTTAGATACCACGCAATCTAGGGCAGGGGATCGGTACGGAAGTAAGCGAGCGAATCGAATGAAGAGTATGTTCGCTTATAAGAAGATGACAGACGCAATTCTGGGTCGTGCGGATAAAATGGGCGTGGCTGTCTTTCAAGTCAATCCAGCATATACTTCTATCTCAGGGAAGATGAAATATATGCGGAAACTTGGCATCTCTATTCATCAATCTGCGGCCTTTACGATTGGGCGTCGTGGATTAGGGTATAAAGAAAAAGTGCCTCAAGTGCTTCAACCTTATATTCTAAAGAAAGAAGCGCACCACTGGACCCATTGGCATCAATTAAACAATCGATTTGATATTCGTACGCATCATTTCTATCAGTTATATCATGTGAATCAGCCGAAAGAGGCATTACAAATCGAACGATTAGACTTATTTGAAAGTGAAAAGAAAAAACTAGCAAAACTGTTTGCATAA
- a CDS encoding DUF805 domain-containing protein, producing the protein MQWYLKALKNYVGFQGRACRKEYWIFTLVNFITFWVLVFLGAVFGDAFLTLGGLYVLVMILPTLAVGARRLHDIGKTGWWQLLVLIYLIGDLILLAFYILESQEEDNKYGPNPKFDVKH; encoded by the coding sequence ATGCAATGGTATTTAAAAGCACTTAAAAACTATGTAGGATTTCAAGGGAGAGCTTGTCGTAAAGAATACTGGATATTTACCCTTGTTAATTTCATAACCTTCTGGGTACTTGTATTTCTTGGAGCAGTATTTGGAGACGCATTTTTGACACTTGGAGGACTATATGTTCTGGTAATGATATTGCCAACCTTAGCTGTTGGCGCTCGCAGACTTCATGATATAGGAAAAACCGGATGGTGGCAGCTGCTAGTCCTTATTTATTTGATTGGTGATCTCATTCTTCTTGCATTCTATATCCTGGAAAGTCAAGAAGAGGATAACAAATACGGACCAAACCCTAAGTTTGATGTAAAGCACTAA
- a CDS encoding PTS sugar transporter subunit IIC, whose translation MTPLSSMVLTVLIGLTEVPMAIDAALGCYGSSILNFMSFKKMKFGDNSNTVFITIELLSQADILID comes from the coding sequence ATGACACCATTAAGCTCAATGGTATTAACAGTGCTGATTGGATTGACAGAGGTACCAATGGCAATTGATGCTGCTTTAGGTTGTTATGGAAGCTCTATATTAAACTTCATGTCATTTAAGAAAATGAAATTTGGTGATAATTCTAATACAGTTTTTATTACAATTGAACTTCTTTCTCAAGCTGACATTTTAATAGATTGA
- the sdaAB gene encoding L-serine ammonia-lyase, iron-sulfur-dependent subunit beta, giving the protein MNMNVASIKEKKVVKYKSCFDVIGPVMIGPSSSHTAGALAIGTVANKLFQGLPKKVVVRYYESFAETHKGHGTDFAIIAGILGFAADDSKVPDAIKIAESKGIDITFIEKAGDSPAGHPNTADVYLEDESRSIRTIGISVGGGLIEVKHVEIDGFSLDLQGPLPVIIAISERADFEFVLRRIFKQYDVEINDFHSLEESGKYLYAFDLDSLLPGDAQKELGSLSSIANIIIL; this is encoded by the coding sequence ATGAACATGAATGTAGCATCTATTAAAGAAAAAAAGGTTGTTAAATACAAAAGTTGTTTTGATGTGATTGGGCCGGTAATGATAGGTCCTTCAAGTTCACATACTGCAGGTGCTTTAGCTATTGGAACAGTTGCCAATAAATTATTTCAAGGTCTTCCAAAAAAAGTCGTGGTAAGGTATTATGAATCATTTGCTGAAACCCATAAAGGACACGGAACTGATTTTGCAATTATTGCTGGGATATTAGGATTTGCTGCCGATGACAGCAAAGTGCCAGATGCTATTAAAATAGCAGAATCTAAAGGCATTGACATTACCTTTATTGAAAAAGCGGGTGATAGTCCTGCTGGTCATCCAAATACGGCAGATGTATATCTAGAGGATGAAAGTCGAAGTATTAGAACGATAGGTATTTCGGTCGGCGGCGGATTAATTGAAGTCAAACATGTTGAAATTGACGGATTTAGCTTAGATCTGCAGGGGCCATTGCCAGTTATTATTGCGATTTCCGAAAGAGCTGACTTTGAATTTGTCTTACGCAGGATCTTTAAACAATATGATGTGGAAATTAACGACTTTCATAGTTTAGAAGAAAGCGGAAAATATTTATATGCATTCGATTTGGATTCGCTATTGCCTGGTGATGCTCAGAAAGAATTGGGAAGTTTAAGCAGTATCGCTAATATCATTATTCTTTAG
- the sdaAA gene encoding L-serine ammonia-lyase, iron-sulfur-dependent, subunit alpha, giving the protein MYMSIKEIVDAANKRQKPIYELAIEQEIEQTKTSYEEVWSKMEKNLATMENAINKSIEGDGVFSPTGLTGGDAVKIKKYRENGKTLSGDLMVLGVQSAIGVNEVNASLGAICATPTAGASGTIPGVLFSIKDTFQLGHEDMVHFLFTSSLFGMIVANNACISGAYGGCQAEVGSASAMAAAAAVEAAGGAPQQSSEAFSTALQNLLGLVCDPVAGLVEIPCVKRNAIGTANALVAADIALAGINNIINADEVIEAMYRVGRQLPRELRETGLGGIAATPTGIAIKSKIFGEKQLKQ; this is encoded by the coding sequence ATGTATATGTCCATAAAAGAAATTGTAGATGCAGCTAATAAAAGGCAAAAGCCGATTTATGAATTAGCAATCGAACAGGAAATCGAACAAACTAAAACTTCTTATGAAGAAGTTTGGAGTAAAATGGAAAAAAATTTAGCGACTATGGAAAATGCCATAAATAAAAGTATCGAGGGCGACGGGGTATTTTCTCCGACCGGTTTAACCGGAGGCGATGCTGTTAAAATAAAAAAATATCGAGAAAACGGAAAAACTCTTTCTGGAGATTTAATGGTGTTAGGGGTTCAAAGTGCTATCGGTGTTAATGAAGTAAATGCTTCATTAGGGGCTATTTGTGCAACTCCAACAGCAGGTGCGAGTGGGACAATCCCGGGAGTCCTATTTAGTATTAAAGATACGTTTCAGTTAGGTCATGAAGATATGGTCCATTTTCTATTCACTTCATCTTTATTTGGAATGATAGTCGCAAATAACGCTTGTATTTCCGGAGCGTACGGAGGATGTCAAGCTGAAGTAGGCAGTGCCTCAGCAATGGCGGCGGCTGCAGCGGTAGAAGCTGCTGGAGGAGCGCCACAGCAATCTTCTGAAGCTTTCTCAACCGCATTACAAAATTTACTCGGTTTAGTTTGTGATCCGGTCGCTGGTTTGGTAGAAATTCCTTGTGTAAAGAGAAACGCCATTGGAACGGCAAATGCTTTAGTAGCAGCGGACATCGCATTAGCCGGCATAAACAATATCATCAATGCTGACGAAGTTATTGAAGCGATGTATAGAGTTGGAAGACAGTTACCTCGCGAATTAAGAGAGACAGGTTTAGGCGGAATTGCAGCCACACCTACAGGGATCGCCATTAAAAGTAAAATTTTTGGAGAGAAACAATTAAAGCAATAA